One part of the Sporosarcina ureae genome encodes these proteins:
- a CDS encoding NifU family protein, with product MTTDTKLYEPVTEVLNKLRPFLLRDGGDCELVDIDEGIVKLRLLGACGTCPSSTITLKAGIERALLEEVPGVVEVEQVF from the coding sequence ATGACAACAGATACTAAATTATATGAGCCCGTAACAGAAGTGCTAAATAAATTACGTCCATTCCTCTTGCGAGACGGTGGGGACTGCGAATTAGTGGATATTGACGAAGGAATTGTGAAGCTGCGCCTTTTAGGAGCTTGCGGAACATGCCCGAGTTCAACAATTACATTAAAAGCTGGTATTGAGCGCGCATTACTTGAAGAAGTACCAGGAGTAGTAGAAGTAGAACAGGTCTTTTAA
- a CDS encoding YuzD family protein: MSQSPATIEVYGAEIICASCVNAPSSKDTYEWLEAAISRKYPDQPFTITYIDIDQELAESRQQEIAEKIRDDEYFYPLVLINDEMIGEGHIQLKPVFNALESHGYHAG; encoded by the coding sequence ATGTCACAATCACCTGCAACAATTGAAGTTTATGGAGCGGAAATCATCTGCGCGAGTTGTGTAAATGCACCTTCTTCAAAAGATACGTATGAATGGCTTGAGGCGGCAATTTCAAGAAAGTACCCTGACCAGCCTTTTACTATTACGTATATCGATATTGATCAAGAATTAGCAGAATCTCGCCAGCAAGAAATTGCAGAAAAAATCCGGGATGATGAGTACTTTTATCCACTTGTACTGATTAATGACGAAATGATTGGCGAAGGTCATATCCAGCTGAAGCCTGTTTTTAATGCATTGGAATCACATGGTTACCACGCAGGATAA
- a CDS encoding NAD(P)/FAD-dependent oxidoreductase has translation MRKLLLLGAGYGNMRILLRLLNKELSTDIEITLVDRTLFHSLKTEFYALAAGTVPDSDVRVAIPVHEQLKVVEGEIQEIKPEEQEVLLADGRALPYDELVIGLGSEDNYHNVPGAAEHTLSIQTIGKSRKTYQTLLGLGGGATVGIVGAGLSGIELASELRESRPDLNIKLFDRSPRILRDFPERLSNFVKGWFDQNEVEVVANSNITKVGEHVLYNHEDTIDVDAVVWTAGIKPGKVVDDLIVQKDRSGRIVLNQYHQIPSYPNIYVVGDIAALPHAPSAQLAEVQGEQIVQVLRSTWKGEPLMLEMPELKLKGFMGSLGKKQGFAYLADRTVTGRIARLMKSGLLWMYKWHNG, from the coding sequence ATGAGAAAATTACTTTTACTAGGTGCCGGCTATGGTAATATGAGAATTTTATTGCGTTTGCTAAATAAAGAATTATCAACTGATATCGAAATTACACTTGTCGATAGAACCCTGTTTCATAGTTTGAAAACTGAATTTTATGCACTGGCAGCAGGAACGGTTCCTGACTCGGATGTTCGCGTAGCGATTCCAGTTCATGAACAATTGAAAGTGGTAGAAGGCGAAATTCAAGAGATCAAGCCCGAAGAACAAGAAGTATTATTAGCAGATGGACGAGCACTACCTTACGATGAATTGGTTATAGGACTAGGTAGCGAAGACAATTATCACAACGTGCCTGGTGCTGCTGAACACACACTGAGTATCCAAACAATCGGTAAATCACGTAAGACGTATCAGACATTGCTAGGTTTAGGCGGTGGCGCAACGGTAGGAATTGTAGGCGCTGGACTAAGTGGGATCGAGTTAGCTAGTGAATTGCGTGAGAGTCGTCCTGACTTGAATATTAAATTATTCGACCGTAGCCCACGTATTTTACGAGACTTCCCTGAGCGATTGAGTAACTTCGTCAAAGGATGGTTTGATCAGAACGAAGTAGAAGTCGTTGCGAATTCAAACATCACGAAAGTGGGCGAACATGTCCTATATAACCATGAAGATACGATTGATGTAGACGCAGTCGTTTGGACGGCTGGTATTAAACCAGGTAAAGTTGTGGATGATTTAATCGTTCAAAAAGACCGTTCAGGCCGAATTGTACTCAATCAATATCACCAAATTCCGAGCTATCCCAATATTTACGTTGTAGGGGATATTGCTGCGCTTCCACACGCACCAAGCGCTCAGTTGGCTGAAGTACAAGGAGAGCAAATTGTTCAAGTACTACGCTCTACTTGGAAGGGTGAACCACTGATGCTTGAAATGCCGGAGCTAAAACTAAAAGGCTTCATGGGTTCATTAGGAAAGAAACAAGGATTTGCATACTTGGCAGATCGTACAGTTACCGGCAGAATCGCACGTCTAATGAAATCTGGTTTGCTATGGATGTACAAATGGCATAATGGCTAA